CCAGTCGACCGCGAAGGTGTGGAACGCGTCGGCGAACGCCTGCCCGCCCGGCAGGGAGTATCCGGCGCCGATGCCACCGCTGCCCGAGTAGCCGGGCCCGTGCAGCGTGCCGTGCACGGTGCCCGGTTCGAAGCCGACGTTCTCCATGATGTCGATCTCACCGCTGTTGGGCCAGCCGACGCTGCCGATGTCGCTGCCCAGCATCCAGAAGGCGGGCCATATGCCCTGTCCGCGCGGGATCTTCATCCTGGCCTCGACACGGCCGTACGTGGTGCTGAACTTGCCGGAGGTGTTCAGCCGGGCGGAGGTGTACTCGCACCGCCCGTACCAGCACTGGTAGTTGTCCGGGTTCTCCTTGCGGGCGGTGATGACCAGGTGTCCCTGACCGTCGAGGACGGCGTTGCGGTTGCCGGCGGTGTAGTACTGCCGCTCGTGGTTGTTGACGTTGTCACCGGTCTCGATCTGCCACTTGGCGCCGTTGACGGCCGAGCCCGCGGCACCGTCGAACTCGTCGGAGAACGTGACGGCGGCCGCTGCCGCGGTGTCGGCGGACTGCTCGGCCGATGCGGTCACGGGGGTGGGCGCGCTCTGCGCCAGACCTGTGGACATGGTCGCGAGGCCGAGTGTCATGACGAGGGACAGGACCAGGCGCCGAGGCAAGCGGGAGGATCTCATGCCTCTCCCTTCGGGGAGGGTGATGGATCGACATGGGCATGTCATATCCGAGCGGGTCGAGCGGGGACCACACCGAGCCCCACCCGCACACCCCTGCCGGACAGGCGGGGAGGACTGTGGGCGGAGGGCTTAGTTCACTACGTGATTTAAGGAATGAAGACCGAGCGTGTCAAGAGCTTGGTATGGACCGGAGTTGCCTACACCTCTTGGCGCCTCGCACCGAGGTCTCCGCGCATGGTTGGCCGGAATCGATCGCGAGGCCGCGGGCCGGGCCCCGGCCGCCCCCTCGGTGCGCACGGGCGGGAAGCGTCACGGATCGGCGCAGGGTGCGGCGATGACCGGTCACGTCATGGAGACTTGAGAGACTGGCGGCAGCCGCCGTCGGTGGAAGGCGTCAGCCGACGCGCGCTGCTGCGACAGCAGCTCCGCGTCCCGCTGGAGCACCGGACCGAGGTCGACGAGGGGGCCACGATCAACACCGCCGAAACGGGCCGGCACCCGCTGGACTCCACCAGTGTGACGAACGCGAAGAGGACCGTCCTGGAGCTCCTGGGCCGCGCGGGCATGTTCCCGGGAGAGGCCGAGGAGCTCGTCGCCCTCGTGGAGGCCGGCGCGATCGCGGGCGCTCACAGCGAGATCGGGAAACCGCAGGGCGCCCCCGCCGGGAGCGGGGAGGCGTACGCCGGCGGCTGGCGTGACGGCTCCCTGGCCGTGAGCGACGAACTCGGCCGCGTCGCCGAGCGCGCCCTGGAACGCGCCCTCGGCCCGGCGTTGCCCGGATCGCCGGGAGCCGTCGCCCGGGACCGTCACCCCGTCGGGAGGGTGGACGTGGAGCGTGCGAAGGTCGCCGTCCTTCCGCTCTACCTCCGGTTCAGCGACCTCTCGGAACTCGACCCCGAGGTGTCCGACGAGGTCCTGGCAGCGGTGCTCGGCACGATGAACGTCGTGGGACGGGTCGGGTACGCCGGACAGCTGGAGGAGTTCACCTCCT
The DNA window shown above is from Streptomyces sp. Alt3 and carries:
- a CDS encoding glycoside hydrolase family 16 protein, which encodes MRSSRLPRRLVLSLVMTLGLATMSTGLAQSAPTPVTASAEQSADTAAAAAVTFSDEFDGAAGSAVNGAKWQIETGDNVNNHERQYYTAGNRNAVLDGQGHLVITARKENPDNYQCWYGRCEYTSARLNTSGKFSTTYGRVEARMKIPRGQGIWPAFWMLGSDIGSVGWPNSGEIDIMENVGFEPGTVHGTLHGPGYSGSGGIGAGYSLPGGQAFADAFHTFAVDWSPNVITWSVDGTVYQRRTPADLGGKQWVFDKPFFVILNLAVGGYWPGDPDASTVLPQQLLVDYVRVSSDSGQPGGGGPITGLAGKCVDVAAGAVANGTAVQLYDCNGTAAQQWTVGADGTIRALGKCLDVASGGTADGTAVQLWDCNGTAAQQWATPAARDIVNPQANKCLDVSGGSSANSTRLQIWTCTGSANQKWTVTR